The genomic stretch CCCAGTAGGGGGAAGCCATAAGCTTCTTGAGACCCTCGTTGATCATGTTGAGGAGCTCCACGTCCTCCTTCCGGATGGCGTATCCAAATTCTTCCTCTTCCATACCAAAGGTCCCCGCGATCTTGACGGGTTCCTTTCTCATGGCGTCTTTTGCCGGGGCGTCATCCATGGCGGCGGCGACAATACGGCCGTTCACCACGTCCATGACGGCGAGGGGCGCTGAATCATAATGGACAAGAGAAAAATCGCGTCCTTCCTTCTGGATCAGGTTTTCTTCGATCCACTTCGCTTCCGTCGTCCCGCGCTGCACGCCGACCTTATTTCCATTTGAAAGGAGCTCGTCGATCGTCAGTGACGACCCCTCGGGGACGACCAGGACCTGTGCGATCGTCCAGTAGGGAATGGAGAAGTTGACCTGTTTTTTCCGCTCATCGTTGATGCTCATTCCCGAGGCGATCAGGTCTATCTTCTTGGCT from Deltaproteobacteria bacterium encodes the following:
- a CDS encoding amino acid ABC transporter substrate-binding protein — encoded protein: MGRKLLWGAVLCIAAACLVLGPASSFAEEKVYINGIDANFPPFAYVDKNGNPDGFDVKSVDWIAKEMGFKVKHQPMDWAGIIPSLKAKKIDLIASGMSINDERKKQVNFSIPYWTIAQVLVVPEGSSLTIDELLSNGNKVGVQRGTTEAKWIEENLIQKEGRDFSLVHYDSAPLAVMDVVNGRIVAAAMDDAPAKDAMRKEPVKIAGTFGMEEEEFGYAIRKEDVELLNMINEGLKKLMASPYWEELKEQYKP